The nucleotide window CATCGGGTGGTCTGGCGCAACGTTAACGGATATATAAAGGACACTACGTTCTGGTAGTCCTGAAATGAAAAAGTCTTCGTCGTAAGTCATTTAAGCGTCTCGATGGGTATGGGCGCTGAATGGCCTGAGGTGGCTGAGGGCTGTCGAAAGTGCGTCAATCTAGTAAACCTTCATTACCGAAAGCCTCTCGACCGGAAAGTGTATCGGTGATACCTAATTCTCTGGCCAAGTCGATGACACCGCTGTAATCCACATCCACGCGCGTTGCGTGGTACGTTTGACAGTCATGAATCATATCCGTGATGTCAGGAATACCAAGCTCAGACAAGATGGAGTGCCAGCATGCAAAATCCTGTGCAGCAAACCAGCGAACTGGTTTGGGGAGAATGGTGGCAAAAAACTGTTGTTGGCTTGGAGAAAGTTCCCGATATACCTTTTGGGCAAATTCACGGAAGATCATGCGATGTGTGGCTTCATCTCGTCGATGCGCATCCACTACCTGCTGATGCAATGGTTGTACTACATCTGAACTCGAGATTAAGAGTAGGTGGTCGCTAATGAATATTTCCGACACAACACAGGTTGCAAAATGGACGAGTCGTTTTTGCCAAGGCTCGGAATATTGAGCCGCAAAGGCTTGCATACGTTGTACCAATGTGGAACAGGGGATGGTGATTTTCGTGTCCCTCATCCTGCGGGTAACGGTACAAGCGTTAATGGTTAACAGGACATGGTAGGATTCATCCACCATCGTTTCACAGATGAGTTGCTGGCTAAGTTGATCCCTGATTCCGGGATAGTGGCCTGTCATGGCATCTACGCAAAGTGGTGAGACGACATAGTTCTCGATATCCAGTGTTTTTGCGTTGTAGATAAGCCAAGCGCTGGTGAGGATCTGTCCCAGTTCTGATTCGTTTAATTGCTTGAAGCGAGGGTGGTACTGGAATGGTAACAATTCCACCAGGAAGTCGGGTCGAGTCAGATCGAAAGTGTGACTTTCGTGTGCTTCACCACGACGGACTTGTGCTCGTCGACCCCAGCTACTACTGATTCGTTCCAACATCCGATGGGTTGCTAAACCATCGGATGTCATAGTGGGGCTCGGTGACACAATTTGGTCGTTGAGCATCTGATTCATTACGAATGCCCTTCGATGCGTAGCTTCGCTCGAGAAATCTTGCCGGTTGCACTTTTGGGCAAACTGTCGCGGAACCGGATGTGTGCAGGTACTTTATATTTCGATAGAGTTTGTTCAACGTAGTGACGGATATCGTCTTCTGTGACGGTGCCATTGGGCACAATGAACGCAGCAGCCTGAACACCGGTTTCGCTCTCGACGGGAACCACGGCGACTTCTTTGACGTGTGGATGACGGCCAATGGCTTCTTCCACCTCCAATGGCAGGAACTTGCCATCAGCAGTGGTAATCACCTGGGTAACGCGTCCAAGAACATAGAATCCACTGTCCATTTCCTGGCGAACCAGATCACCGGTATGAATCCAGCCGTCTCGCCACAAAGGGGGCACATCCGCTGAGTAATAACGTACTGAAAAGCCATTGGAGCGAACCAAGAGTTCACCAACATCTGGCATGCCAATACCACAGTCGCGGATACAAACGTCCACATTAGGGATTGCTCGGCCCACAGTCAGCATGTCATCCATACTGCCATTGTCCAGATTAGACGCGATGAGTGATGTTTCGGTAAGGCCATATGAATTACTGACCCGTTTGCCATAAAGCTCAAAGAACCGCTCGGCAACTTCAATGGGTAATGGCGTGGCTGCACACATGGCTACACGTAGTGAAGAGAGATCTGCACGGGATTCATGTGGTAAGTTCGCAAGTTCTTGATAAAACCAGGGTAGTGCGCCGAATAAGGTGATGTGATTGTCAGCAATTGCCTTGGCTACATTAGCGGGTGTGACTTCACTTGCTGTCATCAGGTAGAGTGTTTGCCCCGTTGACAGAGCTGGGAAGGCGAACATTTCGGAG belongs to Chitinivorax sp. B and includes:
- a CDS encoding diiron oxygenase, which produces MNQMLNDQIVSPSPTMTSDGLATHRMLERISSSWGRRAQVRRGEAHESHTFDLTRPDFLVELLPFQYHPRFKQLNESELGQILTSAWLIYNAKTLDIENYVVSPLCVDAMTGHYPGIRDQLSQQLICETMVDESYHVLLTINACTVTRRMRDTKITIPCSTLVQRMQAFAAQYSEPWQKRLVHFATCVVSEIFISDHLLLISSSDVVQPLHQQVVDAHRRDEATHRMIFREFAQKVYRELSPSQQQFFATILPKPVRWFAAQDFACWHSILSELGIPDITDMIHDCQTYHATRVDVDYSGVIDLARELGITDTLSGREAFGNEGLLD
- a CDS encoding class I adenylate-forming enzyme family protein — encoded protein: MFYSLFAKQATIHPDKIAVVCDGSHITYGDMSLSIETVAKNLNSIGIKSGDLCCVCFDNSINYLILYYAMVRLGIRIMPLTTTMAPHEIEMFCRECEPSYFIVHPPYHDKFSTIASSLGAGMLISERTEPHNLASIFQRQVRSTVSLPDMIWKDQDLVIHYNTPNSPEAGERFKGAVQTHESHAHRMLNWAKAANITHEDRTLCMHPIMHAFGSEMFAFPALSTGQTLYLMTASEVTPANVAKAIADNHITLFGALPWFYQELANLPHESRADLSSLRVAMCAATPLPIEVAERFFELYGKRVSNSYGLTETSLIASNLDNGSMDDMLTVGRAIPNVDVCIRDCGIGMPDVGELLVRSNGFSVRYYSADVPPLWRDGWIHTGDLVRQEMDSGFYVLGRVTQVITTADGKFLPLEVEEAIGRHPHVKEVAVVPVESETGVQAAAFIVPNGTVTEDDIRHYVEQTLSKYKVPAHIRFRDSLPKSATGKISRAKLRIEGHS